The window ATGAACGTACTCGAGACTTGAAAGCAGCAATCTCCTCATCGGTGAGGGTATCGGCCTTGGCGATAACAGGGATCAGGTTGACCTTGGTGTGAAGTCGGCGCATCACCTCGATGTCAAGAGGCTTGAGGGAGTGGCCGGTAGGCTGGATAAAGAAAACACAAGCATGGATACGGTTGTCAACAATGTTCATGCggttgaccttgttctcagCATCCAAGTAAGAGTCGAATCGCTGCTCAATGTTGTCGACAATAGGTCGCCATGACtcgtcgttgttgacgaaGTCACCGAAGCCGGGGGTGTCGACGACAGTGAGGCGAAGACGAACACCAGCCTCCTCAATGTCGGCGCTGATGGACTGAATGGTAACGGTCTTGGGAATAATGTCGAGGCTAGGGCCCTTGCGCTCCTTGGGGGGGTAGAGAGAAGTGTTGAAGAGAGTGTTGACCAGTGTAGACTTGCCCAGGCCAGATTCACCTGTTGTACTGTTAGTTTAATTCTAAGCCCGTTATTTCGCCAGTGTCTACATACCAACAACCATaacattgaagttgaagccTTTGCGAACACTCTTTCGGTGCCATTGGTTGGGCAGGTTGGCGAAGCCGACGTAGCCAGTAAGCTTTCTTCGGACAATGTTCCTGTTGTCAGCGGCGGGGGGTGGCTGAGAAGGAACTTGATAGAATAGTCAGCAAGTTGTTGAGAACTAGGGTTGAATCAAATGAAGACTTACCGTTGGTAGGCGAGGCAGAAGGGGCCAACGCCGGGGACTCGCTGCCTGGAGAAGCTATGAATATATACGTTAGCAAATTGATCGTTGGTCTGAGTTGAAAATAAGAATGCGCAGGTAAAGGTGAGGAAGATCCTGACTCCATGAATATTCCGAGCTGGTGAATCGACGATTACTCCTGGGTGGCTGTTGTCCATTATCGCTGGTTTCACTGGCCTGTCCGCCTGAATCTGCAGCCTTATCATCGCATTGGTTATCGACGAGTTGCTCATCAAAGGACATTGGTAAAATGACATGTACTGTCAACCGATCATGAGCATCAACGTCGAGCATACTGCGATGGCGGCGTACAGCCGATCGTTGAGTAGAGACTCGTCGAAGCGATCCCTGATCATCCTGGATTGCCGGAGAATGGTTTAAGGGGAgacttgttgatcttctAGAGTCCCGAGAGGTTCTCGGCGTTGGTTCGGCGATAGGCGAAGGATTCAGGAACAGCAAGCTAGTTCCCAAGTTCACACTGCGAGTGCGAGCCATGGCATGCTTTCCCAGATCGGATGACATGTTCGAATTCAGGGGCTGGATGAGTGCTGGTTCTGAGCGAGGAACGCGGCGGGGACCAAAAGGGGGCCAGGACAGAGCCAACAAATTGTAGATGATCGAGAACGAATGCCGTCGAGGTTATCGTGAACCGATGGTTCTTGCAATcattgttgtcgttgtcaagatAGCCATACTCAAACTCCTCGGAGGGTGGGATTGTCCTCATGGTGGTCGTCGTCGGGGGCTCTTTCCTCAGCCTTTGCCAGGCGCTTGTGCCATTTGGAAAGACACGGGCGTGcataaaaagaaagaatcgTCTTACCCATATTGAAATATCAAGAACGGTCGAATTGAAAGGACTTGTAGGAAAGTGCGGGTTCTAAAGCCAAAGCTCGCGGGTTAGCTACGTCAGGGAAAAGGCCAGCTAGCTTCAGGAGCTGGATAAATGATTGCCCAAGGAAACAACAAGAGAAGGACGCCCGTCTCGGCACTGCAACCCCAGGCTACAAGCGCAGTTTGGATGGGAAGTATAGTCAAATCGATCGAGGCCGCTCTTTCTCAAAGTCGTCGTCGAAAGGTTCAGAAGTGAAACGAGGGACATCAACTCACGGAAATACCAGGAGACGCGTGTCAATAGGCGTCGTAACGAGAGTAGACGAAGATTAAGAAGGAGGCCACGGGTTTATCAACACAGGACCTACTCTCACGCACGATAAAGGGCGATCGAGATAGAAGAAGTAGCAATGATGATGCCAGAAACGGGGGGTtagggaaaaaaaagagagaaggtGAAGTCAAGGAGAGAAATGGGAAATTTTGGAGGCGACAGGCGGACCAAGCAAGGAGACGAAATTCTGATGTGCTGTGCTGTTCTCCCAGCAGAGCAGcccaaaggcaaaggaacCGTGCTTCAACAAAAGGGGTTTAGAAGAGCTAATCCTAAATTAGGCTAGTGTGGGGCCCTCAACTTACATGATCCAGGGGCAAGCTCTGGAGAATTAGCGAGCAGGGTCGCTGAAGGGCTACTGTCGAGGCTCGAAAGATGTTGCAACGGCTACTCTGATTGGCTTTGAGGATCCGGGTCCAATTAACGGTGCGGCACAGGGGGTGATCAATGGTAGGATGGGAGATTGGAGAGGGAGTGAGTGCTCTTAGTAGCTTCACCTCACGCAAATTAGCAGTAAGGTTCTGTATCttggcttgggctccagTCGGCATGTATTGTGTAGCATCCCCAACTGCCATTGAGTTTACTTTTTCCGAATATCTAGACTACCTGCCTAGAGCTTTGCTTCTTATTCAGCTTCATGTTGTCAGTATCAAACGCATTTACGTTTGCTCAATCCCTGTCTTCGAATTTCTAATTGTGGCGGGAACTACTACTCCTTACTTAAACCATTCCCCGAGCTTGGAGCTCACCTGAGGTTGTTTCTAAAAGGGGAATGCTACTCTAATCATGTACATGCCTAGCTCCCTTGTGCTTCAAGCATCAACGATCTTTTTATGTACAGCACACTATGCTATCGACATCGATAGGGGTTTCTGACTTCTATTATCATCTCCTCTATCATGGTATATTTGCATTGACTGGTTCCTCTTCTTATAGCTCTGCTACTCCTATCTTTGGCCGCATGATCCAAGACACTATTGTAATGAGACGCTGCTAGAGACAAGACACACGTCGATCCACGTTGTGTTTAGGGGTCGGGGTAGTTTATCCCCTTCTTTCTCGTGACCAAAAATACAGTGTTGAATCATGCACGGGAGTTGCCATCGTGCTATTATCGAGCTATCTGTTTGCTGTTCGTCCCTCCAGGCCAGGAGACGGGTAGTCATTTAAACACTGGGACGTTGCCCACCCGGCGTCAAGTCCGGTCGCGCCTCAGCCGCTCCCACGTCTGTGCTAGAGGATCCCTCGTTTAGTTTCCCTTCCCCATCTCTGTCTCCGtcaaaacatcaaacatcGCCGACTTGCAATCCGCCCGAGTTGTTTCCTTGGTGGGTCTGGACGCCATTCACCCATGTACTACCGCGTGCGTGGTCCATTCACGTTATCGAGCCATGAGCCAACCTCGTCTCATCTACAGTGCTTGTCATCCATCTATATCGAGTTGTTTCCGTAGCGATTAACTATTGGGTTTATCAAGATACCAATGTTGGAGGGCTTGCCTCTGAGCAGGTGGATCGACCTCGAACCAATACCCAGATTGGTACACACCAATTCGCCAACCCTTCTTCGTGTTGGAACTGTATACGAGTTCACATGCATCCATTGCATATACGTACAGCAATAACATGTACTGAATCTGACGCAATCATATCTGCCTTTTGTTACGTACACTATCTGTACCACCAACCTCGTGCAGCTCGCGTTTTGCATAGAGAGGGCTGATAACAAGGGAAACTCAGAACTTGTGATTGCATTCCAGGCCAATGCAAGGGTCTCTCTCCTATTGTTCTAGATGACTATCAGCAGTTCATGTTCCACCTAATCTATTTTGCCAAGATTCACGTGGAGGTAAGGATGGACATAGCAAGAATTAAAAATCCATGCTGCGTCTGTGTTGCTTTTTACATGGGTTGTCTGTAGGGTAATCTCATCTGTCTGGTGTTGAAGTTTGAAATATCAGTCACATCAAGGACACCTACGATTATAATCTCAACTTGCGGGAAGTTTCTAGTCATCTAATAGCTTGTATTCCAACCATTCTATATGTGTATGGTAGTATACTATTAATGTTCTAAGAAAAAAGGGGAAACTACAGGTTCGAATCATTATATTTCTTGCTGGCTCAGATATCCTGCTATTGGATTTCTACATCGTCGGGAAATTCTAGTCAGAATTGTTGTCAACAATTCTAAAACCCTCATACTTTTTTTGGTGCCAAAGTAGGCGAATTCACATGATTCTTAAGCCGAATAAAGGCAAACTAAGCGTAAAGATGAGATTCGTTTTGTCAAGTTGAATGTGGTATCTATAAAATCGCACTGTCTTGTATGTCTCAAACCAACCTCATATGTCTTGGTGCCTCTTTTTAATTACATGCCACATCCCCGTCTCCCGTAAAGGTATGATACACTGTCGTTACACTACCCGGACGCATCTCTCAACAATGATCATACAATAACAACACAATCATCTTACGCTAGGCCAGCCTGCTGGCTAGCAAAGAATCGCTTTGACTCAGCACATCTTTCGCTCTTGCAGCCAGGGCATCGGAGACCCATTTGCTTCGAGCAAGCCTTGTTCTCAGCGAGatgcttcttggcaatgtcgGCAAGAGCCTCAATGAACACAGGGCTGCCATTAAGTGACTCAACTCGCTTGACGGTCTCGGGACTGCCACTATCGGCGATGACCTCCTGGTCCAACTCGTAGAGAGTCTCGATATGGTCAGAGGTGAACGCAATAGGAATAAGCACAAGGTCCTTCTGGCCCTTAGCGACGTAGTGTTCTACGCTATCCGAGGTCTGAGGTCCTAGCCAAGCAGATGGGCCGACCTGAGACTGCCAGCAGAGTCGGTAAGGGTTGGAAAAGCCAAGCCTCTGCATGACAGCGTAGACAGTTGCCGCAACTTCAGCAGGATAGGGATCGCCTGTTATTTGTTAACATTTATTGCAAAGACAGACAATGGGCGTACGAACCTCGGTTGACGACAGACATGGGCAGACTGTGAgcggagaagagcagcaCGACATCCTTCCTTCGCTCCTCAGGGTACTCTTtaagcttggcctcgatgTTCTGCGCAAACGCCTCAACCAAACCGCTGTGGTTGGGCCAGCGGTCAATTACACTCCATGTAATAGTACCGTCACCAGActccttgttggtcttgcccTCAAGTCTGTGCCTCCACTTCCACAGCTCATTCAAGCTGCTGCCCGTTGTCGAGCAGGAGTATTGAGGATATTGTGTGAATGCGACAGCACGACCGCCCTTGCCGTTACCAAAACCGTCCTTTAGCAGCTGCTCGTACATCTCCTCGGTCAATGGATCCGCATATCGGAAAGCGACGTATGGCTTGTGGGGAGCAGTCTCTGGCGAGATCTTGTCCAAGATCTTGCACATCTCGGCGTTTTGGTATTCGGACCACTTGCGGATTGGGGATCCTCCTCCGATTGCAGAGTAttgcttgatgatcttgggtGTTCGTCGCTTCGAAATCAAAGGACCGAGGTAGTTTTGTAGGGGACCAAGAGGGATCAGGTCGCCATCAGCCTGTGACAGTTGTTAGCATGCGGAAGCCCGGGTAAGTCAGCGTTGATGATAACCTACAAAAAGACGACTCAAAAAGCTGCCAACCTCATCAGTAGTCGAAGGTCCTCCCATGTTGAGGAAGACCATAGCTGTTGGACCCTTGGATCCGGTCGCATCTTGGGTGACAGGATGGACAGTAGTGGCCAGATACCGCCTTTGAGCAGCAATATGGGGTAGCGCAAGACGATGCGAACTGGCCTGTGAAATGCTCCTACAGAGCTGGCCTGTAGATATTCTCGAAGCCATTGTCAATGAATTATTGCCGACTTTAAAATATAAAGGATAGGAAAAGAATGGGAAGCAATTCTTCAATTGAAAGTGGTGGGAAAGTTTAAATTCATGAGACACCTGAGGGTGTTTGGAAATATCACCGACGTTACATGTAAACTTAAGTGGGCGATGATGCATGCATCTCTCCACAGGCTCCGGGATCGTCTGCAGCGCATCATATCGAATTTTCGCTGAGGCCTTCCATCCAAAAAGTGACATCCGGGACCCGCGGAAGTCCCGCGGTGAGCAAAGTACCTCTATTGGAGACAGTGTCTCAGCCAATTGCCGAGCTCGTAATCTAATTCAATCTATCGAGCTCAGCTCACGTGACCGCGCGCCAGGCAGCGCGTTGATCCCTGTCACCTAGCTCGCGTTTGCCTAAAGCTACGGCCCACTAACATGAGATCAACTACCAGCTCTTAAAGTCGAGCTGACCCGCGCAATGAGATTGACCAATCTTTAGTAAACAACAAAGATCTCTTAAAAAAATGGCCGACAAGCAAGATTGGCGAAgagaggacgaagatgatggcgagcAAGAGGTTGACGAAAACGTGAGTTGGTTGAGCCTCTGCTATCCCACCTCAACTCCATACTGAtccactctcactctcagAGCTACAAGGCGCAGAAGGACGCTATCTTGCTCGCGATAGATGTGAGCAAGTCCATGTTGGAGCCGCCGCCACCTTCAGATTACAAGAAGGCAGACCGCGATAGTCCTGTGCAGGCGGCCTTAAAATGCGCCTACCACCTGATGGAGCAGcgcatcatctccaaccccaaggacatgatgggcatccttctttttggcACTGAAAAGTCCAAGTTCCAAGAATCAGGCGACAGCCGAGGTGGTTTGGGCTACCCGCACTGCTATCTGTTCACTGATCTTGACGTTCCTGCggctgaagatgtcaagGCTCTAAAGGCCCTAGTCGAggaaggtgaagatgaagatgaggtaTTGACACCTTCCGATGAACCCGTCAGCATGTCCAACGTGCTATTCTGCGCGAACCAGATCTTTACGACCAAAGCGGCAAATTTTGGAAGTCGTCGTTTGTTCATTGTGACGGACAACGCCAATCCCCATGCATCAGATAAACAGGCCAAGTCTGCTGCGGCTGTTCGAGCCAAGGATCTCTACGACCTCGGAATTATGATAGACCTATTTCCCATTACCAGAGGAGACGCCACTTTTGACGTACACAAGTTTTACGATGATATAATATATCGCGACCCTGTTGGAGAAGCAAACATGTCTGAGGTTCGAACATCAAAATCCGGAGATGGATTGACTCTACTCAGCTCCCTGATCTCAAACGTCAACTCGAAACAGACGGCAAAACGGGCCCTGTTCTCAAACCTGCCATTTGAGATCGCGCCGGGACTCCGTATCTCTGTCAAGGGGTACAATATCGTGCATCGTCAAGTTCCAGCCCGGACTTGCTACATCTGGTTAGATGGCGAAAAGGCGCAGATTGCTTCAGGCGAAACCACACGTATTGCGGAGGATAGCGCCAAAGTAATCGAAAAGGGAGATATAAAGAAGGCTTACAAGTTTGGGGGTGAATATGTCTACTTTACCCCTGACGAACAAAAGTCGTTGAAGGACTTTGGATCGCCCGTTATTCGCATCATTGGCTTCAAGCCCCGCAGCTTGCTTCCTATATGGGCCAGCACCAAGAAGTCTACATTCATTTTCCCAAGTGAAGAAGACTACGTTGGTTCAAGTCGAGTTTTCACAGCGTTATGgcagaagcttctcaaggacgaCAAAATGGGCATTGCTTGGTGCATCACTCGTGCCAATGCGCAACCGATGCTGGCCGCTATCATACCGTCTAGAGAACGGTCTGACGACGACTCAGGCACGCCTTACCTGCCTGCCGGTCTCTGGATCTACCCTCTACCATTCCAGGATGACTTGCGAAACATCAACCCTCCAAGCGAGGTATTGCGAACCTCTGACGAGCTCACGACGCAAATGAGAACCATCGTTCAGCAGCTTCAACTGCCTAAAGCGATGTACAATCCATCTAAGTACCCCAACCCAGCTTTGCAATGGCATTACAGAATTCTCCAAGCCCTAGCGCTGCAAGAAGAAGTGCCCGAAAAAGCGGATGATGCAACAGAGCCCAAGTACAAAGCCATCAGCAAACGCGCAGGCGGTTACTTGGAAGACTGGTCTGAATGCTTGGCACAAGAAGCAGGCAAAGTTGCGAACAGCAAGGCGACCAAACGTGaaacagatgatgaggatgtggaAAGACCAGCAAAGAAATCGAGAGGGGCATCGGAGAAGGCATCTGGCTCCTCCTTCAGCATGGAGCAGTTGAAGACAGCAATTAACGGTGGCGGCATTAACAAAATGACCGTGGTGCAGCTCAGGGACTTGCTTGCTACCAAGGGAATGAGTACGGCTGGCaggaagatggagttgatcGAGAGGGTTGAACAATGGGTGGAAGAAAACTCGTGAGAACGCGGAATGTTTACCCTATCGCGTGTTAGGTGCATTGGCGTTTATGTATTGATTTTTTCAGCAAGAATCCCACGATTCGAATAGTAGGAATTCTCCTGAGCTGAGTGTTAGACATATCCAAGGAAATATCATTGCTCCCGTTTATTGGTGTGAATGTGTGAATGTGTGAATGACTGACTGACATTCACTATCGAGCTGCCTAATCCTCAGCGTTTCATCGCTTCACACTGATTCTTCTAACTTTATCTGGACATCTTAACTTCGCGCCCTTCTGTGAGATTCAACTTATTCATGTGCGGGTGTATATCATTTTTCAAGCATCCTTTTGTTAGATATTGATATTATGAAGGCATGAAGATGGACGTGACGAAAGATCCGGCGGCTTTTATGCACACGCCACCTTCAGCGTCTGCTAGCGGTCGTAGAGATAGCTTTCAGTGGGCTGCACGTCAGGATAGCGGCAACAATCAGGACATACTACCTGGGACAGGCGTCCGTGCACAAAGTCCAACTAGTCTGGTTGGTTGGCCTTCGGTAAGCCCAGTAACATGCAGAGCTAGCTAACGCAGGTAAATAGCACATCAGATCAGTGCCATTTTCATCATCCGCGTCGGCCCAGCTGTTCGCGCGCCCGCAAACACCAGACGCTGGCGTTGGATGCCGAAACCGTCAGAATCTCCCATCGCCAGCATCCACAGATTTATCACCCCAGAAAGAGCCCTGGGCGGATGACTATATTTCTCGACTTTTACGTCGAGTGCGACACCATCCGAATGGCGGGCAGCGCGCCAACACCAGTCCCGTTATGGCCGATTTCCTCGCGAGTTTGGGTTTTGGAGGTGCGCAAACAACAGCCGTGTCGAATAATTCGCAATGCGATTCCGTTGAGCAGCTACAGAATCAACTGCGAGGGATCCTAGATGCCAAAGTGACGCCGACACGAGCCGAACATGTTGCGATTACTACAGAGTTGAGGGCCACAGTTCGGTTTCAATTAACTGCTTCAGAGCTGGAGAACGGGAACCACGATAATCCAAATAACCTCGATCCCGCGCTGGGAGGAGCGCAATCAACAGAAGTGAATGGTGATCAGGATGCGGGGCAACCATCTCGTGTTGTTTTCGCGAACGACACTATCATGAACCAGCCCCAAGACGACCCAGCACTTCAAAGATCAGTCGCCAAACATATTATTTCAACAATCAGTTCAGCAGATGGAAGTACTTGGACCGTCCGGGAGGTGTCTAGAGGAGCACAAGGATGGACCTTTACGTATTTGTGCAAGGATTCATTCCAGCATTGGAGCCGACAAACCGCCAAGAACCCATTAAAGACAATAGTAGGCGAGTTCAGTCAGAGGGAGCCAGACCCGACTCTGCACAGCAAGTTAATATCTAGGCCGCGTTCGTTTCGAAAGCTCATTGTGACATAGCCCGACCTGCGTTTGACTGTCGAGGATCCATCGTTATTGCCTTCAACCGCAGCAGTCGTTCCATCTCAGTCAAATATGACCATACTCCTCTACACAAAACAGTTGCCGAACTCGCTGCGCACTTTAAACCGCCGCCTCGCCAACTAGGACCAGGTGCACAGAAACTacaagaacagcaacaaaaggccaaggagaagacaCTGAAGAAACCTAGaggcgagaagaaggacaagaaggagcgAAAGAAGCGGGACTCCGTCAAGGCACAGGACGAGAATGGAAACCCCCGAAAgcgaaaaaagaagaccaaTGGCGCATCTCAGCCCGAAACAACTGACGGATCTATGACCCCCCTGGATTATCCTGGAGCGTCAGCGGTTGGTGGCCAGACAGATCCCTCCTACATGAATGGCGGACAAGCACCGGATAACACTGGACATCAAGGCTTCAATGACTACCCTCAGGGACTGATGGGAGACGCGTCGGGAGCTACAAACGGAACTGGATCTCAACAAGCAGGCGGCCAGCCTGGTTCCGTGACTTTCCCTGTCAACGTTTCAGCAGCCGAAGCAGCACGCCGACGAGAGGCAGCAACGGCAATGCTCAATAATGCCGGTGTAGATCCCACGACTCTGTCACCTGAGCAATTTGGGATCTTCTCTAATCAAGCACCCGAGTTACAGCGAGAGTCATTGAACATGCTTGTTAACTACGGCGCGGAGCGTCTCCGGATTGTCCACCCCAGTAACAGGGAGGGCTCGGCTCAGGCAAGCGCTTCTACCGCACAGAGCAGCCAAAGTTCAACCGGACCCAGGACCACCAAAGAACTAGTGCCACAGTC is drawn from Fusarium graminearum PH-1 chromosome 3, whole genome shotgun sequence and contains these coding sequences:
- a CDS encoding cell division control protein 3, whose amino-acid sequence is MSSDLGKHAMARTRSVNLGTSLLFLNPSPIAEPTPRTSRDSRRSTSLPLNHSPAIQDDQGSLRRVSTQRSAVRRHRSMLDVDAHDRLTVHVILPMSFDEQLVDNQCDDKAADSGGQASETSDNGQQPPRTSPGSESPALAPSASPTNVPSQPPPAADNRNIVRRKLTGYVGFANLPNQWHRKSVRKGFNFNVMVVGESGLGKSTLVNTLFNTSLYPPKERKGPSLDIIPKTVTIQSISADIEEAGVRLRLTVVDTPGFGDFVNNDESWRPIVDNIEQRFDSYLDAENKVNRMNIVDNRIHACVFFIQPTGHSLKPLDIEVMRRLHTKVNLIPVIAKADTLTDEEIAAFKSRILADIKHHGIQIFEGPRYELDDEETIAENNEIMSKVPFAVVGANNEITSADGRKIRGRAYPWGIIEVDNEEHCDFVKLRQMLIRTHMEELKEHTNNQLYENYRTDKLLAMGVSQDPSVFKEVNPAVKQEEERALHEQKLAKMEAEMKMVFQQKVAEKESKLKQSEEELYARHKEMKEQLDRQRLELEDKKQRVESGRPLEKEGKRKGFSLR
- a CDS encoding ferrochelatase encodes the protein MASRISTGQLCRSISQASSHRLALPHIAAQRRYLATTVHPVTQDATGSKGPTAMVFLNMGGPSTTDEVGSFLSRLFADGDLIPLGPLQNYLGPLISKRRTPKIIKQYSAIGGGSPIRKWSEYQNAEMCKILDKISPETAPHKPYVAFRYADPLTEEMYEQLLKDGFGNGKGGRAVAFTQYPQYSCSTTGSSLNELWKWRHRLEGKTNKESGDGTITWSVIDRWPNHSGLVEAFAQNIEAKLKEYPEERRKDVVLLFSAHSLPMSVVNRGDPYPAEVAATVYAVMQRLGFSNPYRLCWQSQVGPSAWLGPQTSDSVEHYVAKGQKDLVLIPIAFTSDHIETLYELDQEVIADSGSPETVKRVESLNGSPVFIEALADIAKKHLAENKACSKQMGLRCPGCKSERCAESKRFFASQQAGLA